ggaatgcctcccctgcaccctggtgacacacccgcaccccaaggccctacctgtgtgggtgggtgtggtggagcgggaagagggaggcagccagggatggggaggaaaagaagggaggggcaagatgcccctccttagggccagctcccccgctgaccccagtaggcacccccgtcctctggtacccaccaaggcaagggagtccaggcccatccagaccggggcctacggcagcagcaccgccaagccccacaggacctggggaagcccaccctaccccaccgcagaggaaactgtacctaCCCCAACATTcatctccagactacacaagacaacagacacccaggttaggtttattctccacctctcctatgtctctcccccacctgcagagtggacttctgcaaggatggaacaacctccctgccagttgaagagccccccagttaggccgatgtaccagaggccccctgcgccagggctgagcccccgtgcacccacccgcccacaacctcggcgacacaccgacgaggaccgaagcccccaaggcccagccagagccccatcacagagacgaagcacccccgaaccccaagcccccacgcctgccccggatccactcaggggcagccaggctaccaggccagtaacctacgtccgccagtacagaccatcccccagccccgctgcacgcagccgcgaggagaacaccctctaggagcaaccagagccactaaccaggttatgaccacaaggGAGACCAAGAATGACCATGACATTTTATACCAGAGCCTTATCCACTCTACCATAATCCCCCACACACAAGCCATTCTTCTTCTCAGCTCAAACTTTCCACAGCACTGTTGGCCCAGGACCATATTCTGTCCCCGTCGTTACCTAAAGAGCCTCGAAGATCCTCGGGCAAGTAGCCACCCACTCGTGGTGGATCCTACCCTGTCCTTGAACTCAGGGGTACTTTCTACTGTGCACTAAGACCAGAAAAGACCAGTTACTAAATtagccatttttcaagtggggCTTCTGAATGTAAACTTCCCTTGTTAGTGGCTCATTGAGCCGCCTTGCAGCGAGCACCTATCATTCACACGTGTCCTCAATAATGAACTAATTTGATCTTTCTGTCATTTGTACTTGAGACATCCCAGGAGGGTGCATGCTGTATCCTCTGGTTCCCGTTTCTCCAGCGCAGTCACAGATTAGCGAGCTCACAACTAATCATTTAGGTTGATGTCCTATCTTCTGCAAGTGGAGCTCAGTCTGGACCCGCAGTTCTTACTGCCGGCGGCATGCCACCACCGCCTGCTCCCGCTGGGTGGCCGCCAGTTCGACCACCATTCGGGCCAGCTCCTCGCCTTGCCGGCCCAGTTGTGGGTCTGCCGTGCCCCCCATCCTGGGTTTCAGCATCACTGTAAACATGCACGATAGACCCAGTGGCATTTTGATCATCTTTATTAACCCACAGTTACAGTTGCTAAACACACGcagctgcagctctcccgctgcCAGCTCAAAATAACAACAACGTTAACTCCAAACTCCAAACTTTTAAGCCCGCTGAGGCATGATTGCAGATGCCACGCAGGTGCGTCCATTGCACCTGCAGCAGCATCGCaaaccacgccccgccacaggTGGTTTCATTGAATGACACCAGTGATCGGCCAGTCGGTGGCACACAGTCTGTCGGCATCACATTTTCAAGTTGACTTGGTTCCCTTTGAACCCCAGTCGAGtagaaactaaaactaaaacctaGCACCTAACAGAAAACCCTAAAATCGAGCTGAGTCGGTACTAATGGAGAAGAGGCGTTAGCACGCTTACTTCTGTAATTCTGGGAGAGTTCAGCAGGGATGCttgtcatgtttgtttgtttgtttcccttTGCTCATAAAATGTAACCTTTCATCTAAGAAGATGTTTAGTTGGAACTGAAACTGACACTGAAGTATTGGTCAGAGCAACCTTATGAATAAGAAGCATGATATCCTGAATGGTTCTTGAATCTTCAAACTAGAGGTTTTATTTGTGCCCTTCCTTTACAGTGACtatttattcaagctactcctGATTGGTGACTCTGGTGTTGGAAAGTCCTGCCTTCTTCTTCGATTTGCAGTAAGTTTTGCCCCAAAAGCAAATAAAGGGTGTTTCTTTAAGTCCATGTGACTTAAACTGTCTCAGTGTCACAGTATTGGTTTCATGCAGTCCTATGAAAACTGTTTTCACTTGGATAATCTTAAATCATTCTGCACAATAGTAGTTttattaacttattgcagtttcttaaaagtatttatttaaaaataaaaacaactgtcTTGTTTGTAACATTCATTGTAACATGCTCCATTTTTTGGGTAGAGCAATCATTACTCAAAGTTAAGATTTTGGCTTCCAGCGTttctaaaaatagaaaaaggaaatgaaaaagtGAATGTGATGAATTCGTTTTGATCATAACTCTGTTTTTAGTTGATAAATTTAGCAACCTTTTCTTATGGGGAGAAAGTTACCTCAGAAgtgttacaaacacacactaaatGAGCCACAAACATAAACTAAGATTACACATGTGTACACTGATTTGTGTGTAACTTTTGAGGACTCACAAATGAGTGTTCCAatttgtacacaaacacacattttgacCACATATAAAACGTTTTTACAAATGCGTACATCCAACCTGTTTATGCACAATTAAGTAACTTCAGATTCAGAAATCAGAAATCCCTCCACGCATGCAAATGTCAAAGACTACATGTAACATTTCTCTCACTACAAAACCTTCAGTCTGTGTGCACCAATCGCCTGATACGCACAGATGACATCACATGCCTGTGTAAGGTTTTGAGATAAATTTCACACTGCCAACTTTGCACAGATGCTCAAATGTAGGCTGTGTTTATGTCCCAGTCTAAAACTGGGACACCGGAGCTTCCTCTGTCCTACTACAAAAGTCTTGTTTGTTAATTGTGATCCTAATATTGTCTCAAGTAACAAGTTATGATTTTTGCCATAATTGAGCAGCCCTGCCTTGGCTACTATTTCCTAGAGTTAGATgggtgtgtatgtatgtgtgtatcctGAAGCACAAAGTGAGCAAGATGTATGAATCATCTAATtaactttgtttctttttgcaggatGACACATACACAGAAAGTTACATAAGCACTATTGGTGTGGATTTCAAAATACGAACTATAGAATTAGATGGAAAGACCATTAAACTTCAGATTGTAAGTACTCTCCTGCTACACGAAGGTGTCTTATGTTCATGTCCTTCAGTCACCATCTTTCAGTTcattttcatgtctgtgtttggAAATTTGTGCAACCAGAAACATGAAGAGATTAGTCTGCCATAACTGTGTGTTAATTTCCTATTATTTTCTTATCGTATGAAAGATGGTGCATTCTTTTGTCTAAATTACTGGTACGTCTTGTTTCCAAGCTGCTGcccagtacttttttttttagattactGACAACAACAGTGGAAAATCTATATTAGACTTTAGAACAAACACactatttttaatttcattttgtgCATGGATACTCACAAGACGGAAAAACAAGAACATGGCAACTTTAATTACAAACCACATGACGAGTGGATGACCTAACAACTCAGGACACTtgtgttcttgtatttttgttgCTATTAGAAATTCTTACCCAGTGAATTTTTCAGTGTAGAGATAAttgtattgttattttgtgCATTCTCTTTGTCTGTGTTCATGCAAAGTCAGttatcaaagtcaaagtcagtgcgccccagggtggctgtggctacaatgtagcttgccatcaccagtgtgtgaatgtgtgtgtggatgactggatatgtaaagcgctttggtgtCCTTAGGACtattaaagcgctatataaatacaggccatttatttACCATTTATCAACCGGATAATCTTTATCCTTTCACAGTGGGATACAGCGGGACAGGAAAGGTTTCGTACAATCACGTCCAGCTACTACAGAGGTGCTCATGGTATCATCGTAGTGTATGATGTTACAGATCAGGTCAGTCAAACGACACATAATACACACATGTAATACAATTGTAATACATCCATGTTTTTCAGCAGCACTGATAATTTGTATAGAATAAACTATGAAGTTTAATCATCCTACTGtctaaatgacaaaacacaatcTGACTGGTTTGTTTCTGGGTTCCTGAGGTCCAAAGAAATAAGCCAACCACTGTGTTTCCATTTCATGAGCTGAGAGTCATTAAAGATGGCGTTGATCAGAGTATACAGTCTAACCATGCTGTCAGCATTCCTCTTTGATACACATTTGATGACTGGCTAAGTTGAAATCATGTCTATCATAGAGCGTCGCCTGTGAATAGATCTCTATCTTCTGTCTAATGTCCAAAGTTCAAACCTCACTGCTCAGGTTTATCGGTTTCTTGTCCCAGGAGTCCTTCAATAATGTCAAACAATGGCTCCAGGAGATTGACCGCTACGCCAGTGAAAATGTCAACAAGCTACTGGTTGGGAACAAGTGTGACCTGACGACAAAGAAAGTGGTGGACTACACAACAGCAAAGGTAAAGTTTCCTCACATAGCTTGCCAATACCATCTTGAGGTTAGTGTAACATGCAGGTCATTCATTGAATGACTACTTATTTAAGATGGATTACCATTAAGGTAAGGCTCTAATGAGAAATGCACTTCAGAGAGCCCTTGGATGTAACTGTCTCCATGAACCTTAGCCAAGTAGTTTGGGTGCTTTCAGCTGCATAAACAAAATCCCAAATGAATAAGTGACTTATAAGGGTTTCACTGAAACCTGGTTAAAGCCCTGGGGTCATAGTTTACATTAATGGTGCACATAGATAACAGGCGAACCTTCTTACCTTCAGACACATGATCAGTCATTGCATAAAGTGGGCTTGACACCTGACAGGCAgagcagatgtgtgtgtgtgtcatatgcatatatgtatatatgacaCACACACTACTTTCTTAGGTAAGTGACTCTGACTCTGTCCCTCTGTTGTATCCAGGAATTTGCAGACTCTTTGGGAATCCCCTTTTTGGAAACCAGCGCAAAGAACGCCACAAATGTGGAGCAGGCCTTCATGACCATGGCTGCTGAAATCAAGAAGAGGATGGGCCCTGGGGCCACAGCCGGAGGAGGGGAGAAGCCCAATGTCAAGCTGACTCCAGGCACTACTGTCAAGACTTCATCAGGTGGATGCTGCTGAGAAAGGAACCACTTTGTTTAACCCCCTCcccaagagaaaaaaaaattggtatGTGAGAACAAGATGAAGTTGCctgtatttgtactgtatataaTGTAGCCACActaccaaaaaaacaaaaagtgcatCATTGTTGTCATACTGTCTAGTTACTGACAACAAATTCTAAAGATCCCCATCATTCCCCCTTTCAGAGCTGTGAGACTACTCTCTCTTATTTGGTCACCTGAATACAAGTTCATGACAGCAGTGTGGGTGGACGTGTCTTTTTCTCTGCATTCCTACAGCAAAGTTGATACATGATTAAGGTTTCTGTTTGTACcgaccttttctttttctctcttccttcAGTGATAATTTTGCAGTCTTTTACATAATCTGTCTGTTGCGATACAAAcgtgtttcttgt
The Pelmatolapia mariae isolate MD_Pm_ZW linkage group LG13, Pm_UMD_F_2, whole genome shotgun sequence DNA segment above includes these coding regions:
- the LOC134639772 gene encoding ras-related protein ORAB-1-like, producing MNPEYDYLFKLLLIGDSGVGKSCLLLRFADDTYTESYISTIGVDFKIRTIELDGKTIKLQIWDTAGQERFRTITSSYYRGAHGIIVVYDVTDQESFNNVKQWLQEIDRYASENVNKLLVGNKCDLTTKKVVDYTTAKEFADSLGIPFLETSAKNATNVEQAFMTMAAEIKKRMGPGATAGGGEKPNVKLTPGTTVKTSSGGCC